The Corvus moneduloides isolate bCorMon1 chromosome 28, bCorMon1.pri, whole genome shotgun sequence genome contains a region encoding:
- the CREB3L3 gene encoding cyclic AMP-responsive element-binding protein 3-like protein 3 isoform X2 encodes MASHTATASSAGSLDSLDLLDLLFDRESEILCGVELGTPPGAWPQDRRALDSEDFLSSILASGDSVLDSPSWSPATSDSGVSEDPPSDQHDSPPRSCDRGPRGVLYPYTNPCRAQPPPAGSGVLHPEVSIDLDMWHPGFFLEESQDLPVVPPPASCALTVKDLLLSGSSDNPQAPGSLLRPSQGHFQELVLTEDEKKLLAKEGVTLPTQLPLTKYEERVLKKIRRKIRNKQSAQESRKKKKEYIDGLESRMSACTAQNQELQRKVLHLEKQNSSLLEQLKKLQAMVVQSSNKAAQTGTCLAVLLLSFTLIVFPSISPFAPSKAEANGDFRPVRVFSRSLHNAAASRVVHTQPQAGDEKPPEPLWSEPLEETPETLHEAFRGTFPTHPDKVSLQNDSRASSAAEGLSHEDRDHADAVPGDGPVPHPGLASLAWSEPGQGRPAVLEPAEEL; translated from the exons ATGGCGTCTCACACAG CCACGGCCTCCAGCGCGGGCAGCCTCGACAGCCTGGACCTGCTGGATCTCCTCTTCGACCGCGAGAGCGAGATCCTGTGCGGGGTGGAGCTGGGGACGCCGCCGGGAGCCTGGCCCCAGGACAGG CGTGCCCTGGACAGCGAGGACTTCCTGAGCTCCATCCTGGCCTCCGGGGACTCGGTGTTGGACTCGCCCAGCTGGTCCCCGGCCACCAGCGACAGCGGAGTGTCCGAGGACCCCCCCTCTGACCAGCACGACAGCCCCCCCCGGAGCTGTGACAGGGGTCCCCGAGGGGTCCTGTACCCCTACACCAACCCCTGCCGGGCCCAGCCCCCCCCGGCCGGGTCTGGGGTCCTGCACCCCGAGGTCTCCATCGACCTGG ACATGTGGCACCCTGGGTTCTTCCTGGAGGAGAGCCAGGACCTGCCCGTGGTCCCCCCGCCCGCATCCTGTGCCCTCACCGTCAAGGACCTGCTGCTCTCGGGCAGCTCTGACAAT ccacaggctcCTGGCTCGCTGCTCCGGCCGAGCCAGGGCCACTTCCAGGAGCTGGTGCTGACGGAGGATGAGAAGAAGCTGCTGGCGAAGGAGGGGGTGACCCTGCCCACGCAGCTGCCCCTCACCAAG TACGAGGAGCGGGTGCTGAAGAAGATCCGGAGGAAGATCCGGAACAAGCAGTCGGCTCAGGAGAGCCgcaagaagaagaaggaatACATTGATGGGCTGGAGAGCAG gaTGTCGGCGTGCACGGCCCAgaaccaggagctgcagaggaaagtcctgcacctggagaAGCAGAACTC atccctcctggagcagctgaagaagcTCCAGGCGATGGTGGTACAGTCAAGCAACAAGGCAGCACAGACGGGGACCTGCCTGGCA gtgctgctgctctccttcacCCTCATTGTCTTCCCCTCCATCAGCCCCTTCGCCCCCAGCAAGGCTGAGGCAAACGGTGACTTCAGGCCCGTGCGAG TTTTCTCCAGGTCCCTGCACAACGCTGCCGCCTCCCGTGTGGTTCAcacccagccccaggcaggggaCGAGAAGCCCCCAGAGCCGCTGTGGTCGGAGCCCCTGGAGGAAACCCCTGAGACCCTGCACGAGGCTTTCCGGGGCACGTTCCCGACACACCCGGACAAGGTGTCCCTCCAGAATGACTCACGGGCATCATCGGCCGCCGAGGGGCTGAGCCACGAGGACAGGGACCACGCTGACGCTGTGCCAGGGGATGGCCCCGTGCCACACCCGGGGCTGGCATCCCTGGCGTGGTCTGAGCCCGGGCAGGGCCGGCCCGCGGTGCTGGAGCCGGCGGAGGAGCTTTAG
- the CREB3L3 gene encoding cyclic AMP-responsive element-binding protein 3-like protein 3 isoform X1: protein MASHTATASSAGSLDSLDLLDLLFDRESEILCGVELGTPPGAWPQDRRALDSEDFLSSILASGDSVLDSPSWSPATSDSGVSEDPPSDQHDSPPRSCDRGPRGVLYPYTNPCRAQPPPAGSGVLHPEVSIDLDMWHPGFFLEESQDLPVVPPPASCALTVKDLLLSGSSDNQPQAPGSLLRPSQGHFQELVLTEDEKKLLAKEGVTLPTQLPLTKYEERVLKKIRRKIRNKQSAQESRKKKKEYIDGLESRMSACTAQNQELQRKVLHLEKQNSSLLEQLKKLQAMVVQSSNKAAQTGTCLAVLLLSFTLIVFPSISPFAPSKAEANGDFRPVRVFSRSLHNAAASRVVHTQPQAGDEKPPEPLWSEPLEETPETLHEAFRGTFPTHPDKVSLQNDSRASSAAEGLSHEDRDHADAVPGDGPVPHPGLASLAWSEPGQGRPAVLEPAEEL, encoded by the exons ATGGCGTCTCACACAG CCACGGCCTCCAGCGCGGGCAGCCTCGACAGCCTGGACCTGCTGGATCTCCTCTTCGACCGCGAGAGCGAGATCCTGTGCGGGGTGGAGCTGGGGACGCCGCCGGGAGCCTGGCCCCAGGACAGG CGTGCCCTGGACAGCGAGGACTTCCTGAGCTCCATCCTGGCCTCCGGGGACTCGGTGTTGGACTCGCCCAGCTGGTCCCCGGCCACCAGCGACAGCGGAGTGTCCGAGGACCCCCCCTCTGACCAGCACGACAGCCCCCCCCGGAGCTGTGACAGGGGTCCCCGAGGGGTCCTGTACCCCTACACCAACCCCTGCCGGGCCCAGCCCCCCCCGGCCGGGTCTGGGGTCCTGCACCCCGAGGTCTCCATCGACCTGG ACATGTGGCACCCTGGGTTCTTCCTGGAGGAGAGCCAGGACCTGCCCGTGGTCCCCCCGCCCGCATCCTGTGCCCTCACCGTCAAGGACCTGCTGCTCTCGGGCAGCTCTGACAAT cagccacaggctcCTGGCTCGCTGCTCCGGCCGAGCCAGGGCCACTTCCAGGAGCTGGTGCTGACGGAGGATGAGAAGAAGCTGCTGGCGAAGGAGGGGGTGACCCTGCCCACGCAGCTGCCCCTCACCAAG TACGAGGAGCGGGTGCTGAAGAAGATCCGGAGGAAGATCCGGAACAAGCAGTCGGCTCAGGAGAGCCgcaagaagaagaaggaatACATTGATGGGCTGGAGAGCAG gaTGTCGGCGTGCACGGCCCAgaaccaggagctgcagaggaaagtcctgcacctggagaAGCAGAACTC atccctcctggagcagctgaagaagcTCCAGGCGATGGTGGTACAGTCAAGCAACAAGGCAGCACAGACGGGGACCTGCCTGGCA gtgctgctgctctccttcacCCTCATTGTCTTCCCCTCCATCAGCCCCTTCGCCCCCAGCAAGGCTGAGGCAAACGGTGACTTCAGGCCCGTGCGAG TTTTCTCCAGGTCCCTGCACAACGCTGCCGCCTCCCGTGTGGTTCAcacccagccccaggcaggggaCGAGAAGCCCCCAGAGCCGCTGTGGTCGGAGCCCCTGGAGGAAACCCCTGAGACCCTGCACGAGGCTTTCCGGGGCACGTTCCCGACACACCCGGACAAGGTGTCCCTCCAGAATGACTCACGGGCATCATCGGCCGCCGAGGGGCTGAGCCACGAGGACAGGGACCACGCTGACGCTGTGCCAGGGGATGGCCCCGTGCCACACCCGGGGCTGGCATCCCTGGCGTGGTCTGAGCCCGGGCAGGGCCGGCCCGCGGTGCTGGAGCCGGCGGAGGAGCTTTAG
- the SIRT6 gene encoding NAD-dependent protein deacetylase sirtuin-6 isoform X1, whose product MAVNYAAGLSPYSDKGKCGLPEIFDPPEELERKVRELADLIRSSSNVVFHTGAGISTASGIPDFRGPNGVWTMEEKGLSPKFDTTFENARPSKTHMALLGLQRVGILKFLVSQNVDGLHVRSGFPRDKLAELHGNMFVEECVKCGKQYVRDAVVGSMGLKPTGRLCSVTKARGLRACRGKLRDTILDWEDSLPDRDLTLADEACRKADLSVTLGTSLQIKPSGNLPLITKKRGGKLVIVNLQATKHDRQADLRIHGYVDDVMTKLMKHLGLEVPEWTGPVVVESAELATAEQLQGRLKEEPLAQHNGAGTPHPGKAPLERRDGLKQECPSPDTGPTPVKKMKVEPLLT is encoded by the exons ATGGCGGTGAATTACGCGGCCGGGCTGTCCCCGTACTCGGACAAGGGCAAGTGCGGCCTCCCCGAG atttttgaCCCTCCGGAGGAGCTGGAGCGGAAGGTGCGGGAGCTGGCGGACCTGATCCGGAGCTCCTCCAATGTGGTGTTTCACACGGGGGCAGGGATCAGCACGGCCTCGGGGATCCCTGACTTCAG GGGCCCCAATGGTGTCTGGACTATGGAAGAGAAAGGGCTCTCCCCAAAGTTCGACACCACCTTTGAGAACGCCAGGCCCTCCAAGACTCACATggcgctgctggggctgcagagagtGGGAATCCTGAAATTCCTGGTCAGCCAGAACGTGGACGGCCTGCACGTGCGGTCAGGATTCCCACG GGACAAGCTGGCCGAGCTCCACGGGAACATGTTTGTGGAAGAGTGCGTGAAATGTGGGAA GCAGTACGTGCGCGACGCTGTCGTGGGCAGCATGGGGCTCAAGCCCACGGGCCGCCTCTGCAGCGTCACCAAggcccgggggctgcgggcctGCAG agGGAAGTTACGAGACACTATTCTGGATTGGGAAGATTCCCTGCCCGACCGTGACCTGACGCTGgcagatgaagcctgcag gaaAGCCGATCTCTCTGTCACCCTGGGGACCTCTCTGCAGATCAAACCCAGTGGGAACCTCCCTCTGATCACcaagaagagaggagggaagttGGTCATTGTCAACCTCCAAGCAACCAAACAC gaCCGCCAGGCCGACCTGCGCATCCACGGCTACGTCGATGACGTGATGACCAAGCTGATGAAGCacctggggctggaggtgccCGAGTGGACGGGGCCGGTGGTGGTGGAGAGCGCCGAGCTGGCCACGGCCGAGCAGCTGCAGGGGCGGCTGAAGGAGGAGCCCCTGGCCCAGCACAACGGCGCGGGAACGCCGCACCCCGGGAAGGCGCCGCTGGAGCGCCGGGACGGGCTCAAGCAGGAGTGTCCCAGCCCGGACACGGGGCCGACGCCGGTGAAGAAGATGAAGGTGGAGCCTCTCCTCACCTGA
- the SIRT6 gene encoding NAD-dependent protein deacetylase sirtuin-6 isoform X2 produces MEEKGLSPKFDTTFENARPSKTHMALLGLQRVGILKFLVSQNVDGLHVRSGFPRDKLAELHGNMFVEECVKCGKQYVRDAVVGSMGLKPTGRLCSVTKARGLRACRGKLRDTILDWEDSLPDRDLTLADEACRKADLSVTLGTSLQIKPSGNLPLITKKRGGKLVIVNLQATKHDRQADLRIHGYVDDVMTKLMKHLGLEVPEWTGPVVVESAELATAEQLQGRLKEEPLAQHNGAGTPHPGKAPLERRDGLKQECPSPDTGPTPVKKMKVEPLLT; encoded by the exons ATGGAAGAGAAAGGGCTCTCCCCAAAGTTCGACACCACCTTTGAGAACGCCAGGCCCTCCAAGACTCACATggcgctgctggggctgcagagagtGGGAATCCTGAAATTCCTGGTCAGCCAGAACGTGGACGGCCTGCACGTGCGGTCAGGATTCCCACG GGACAAGCTGGCCGAGCTCCACGGGAACATGTTTGTGGAAGAGTGCGTGAAATGTGGGAA GCAGTACGTGCGCGACGCTGTCGTGGGCAGCATGGGGCTCAAGCCCACGGGCCGCCTCTGCAGCGTCACCAAggcccgggggctgcgggcctGCAG agGGAAGTTACGAGACACTATTCTGGATTGGGAAGATTCCCTGCCCGACCGTGACCTGACGCTGgcagatgaagcctgcag gaaAGCCGATCTCTCTGTCACCCTGGGGACCTCTCTGCAGATCAAACCCAGTGGGAACCTCCCTCTGATCACcaagaagagaggagggaagttGGTCATTGTCAACCTCCAAGCAACCAAACAC gaCCGCCAGGCCGACCTGCGCATCCACGGCTACGTCGATGACGTGATGACCAAGCTGATGAAGCacctggggctggaggtgccCGAGTGGACGGGGCCGGTGGTGGTGGAGAGCGCCGAGCTGGCCACGGCCGAGCAGCTGCAGGGGCGGCTGAAGGAGGAGCCCCTGGCCCAGCACAACGGCGCGGGAACGCCGCACCCCGGGAAGGCGCCGCTGGAGCGCCGGGACGGGCTCAAGCAGGAGTGTCCCAGCCCGGACACGGGGCCGACGCCGGTGAAGAAGATGAAGGTGGAGCCTCTCCTCACCTGA
- the SIRT6 gene encoding NAD-dependent protein deacetylase sirtuin-6 isoform X3, translating into MAVNYAAGLSPYSDKGKCGLPEIFDPPEELERKVRELADLIRSSSNVVFHTGAGISTASGIPDFRGPNGVWTMEEKGLSPKFDTTFENARPSKTHMALLGLQRVGILKFLVSQNVDGLHVRSGFPRDKLAELHGNMFVEECVKCGKQYVRDAVVGSMGLKPTGRLCSVTKARGLRACRGKLRDTILDWEDSLPDRDLTLADEACRKADLSVTLGTSLQIKPSGNLPLITKKRGGKLVIVNLQATKHVASLSRHTGWESRAGGFKLATPAKHIEIAGPPGRPAHPRLRR; encoded by the exons ATGGCGGTGAATTACGCGGCCGGGCTGTCCCCGTACTCGGACAAGGGCAAGTGCGGCCTCCCCGAG atttttgaCCCTCCGGAGGAGCTGGAGCGGAAGGTGCGGGAGCTGGCGGACCTGATCCGGAGCTCCTCCAATGTGGTGTTTCACACGGGGGCAGGGATCAGCACGGCCTCGGGGATCCCTGACTTCAG GGGCCCCAATGGTGTCTGGACTATGGAAGAGAAAGGGCTCTCCCCAAAGTTCGACACCACCTTTGAGAACGCCAGGCCCTCCAAGACTCACATggcgctgctggggctgcagagagtGGGAATCCTGAAATTCCTGGTCAGCCAGAACGTGGACGGCCTGCACGTGCGGTCAGGATTCCCACG GGACAAGCTGGCCGAGCTCCACGGGAACATGTTTGTGGAAGAGTGCGTGAAATGTGGGAA GCAGTACGTGCGCGACGCTGTCGTGGGCAGCATGGGGCTCAAGCCCACGGGCCGCCTCTGCAGCGTCACCAAggcccgggggctgcgggcctGCAG agGGAAGTTACGAGACACTATTCTGGATTGGGAAGATTCCCTGCCCGACCGTGACCTGACGCTGgcagatgaagcctgcag gaaAGCCGATCTCTCTGTCACCCTGGGGACCTCTCTGCAGATCAAACCCAGTGGGAACCTCCCTCTGATCACcaagaagagaggagggaagttGGTCATTGTCAACCTCCAAGCAACCAAACAC GTGGCCTCTCTTAGCAGGCACACAGGCTGGGAGTCCCGGGCTGGAGGGTTTAAACTTGCAACTCCTGCTAAACACATAGAGATTGCAG gaCCGCCAGGCCGACCTGCGCATCCACGGCTACGTCGATGA